GTATATCCTTTCATCATATTAGCTCCTCAGTCCGACCTTAATTAAATTGTATTTTCAGGCTTTTCCACACAATCCAAAACAACATTCCCCCTATAAATGACCGGTCTATTAAACGCTCTAATCTGCAACCAGTGTTTTATCGCCTTTACTGTCGTCAATGATGATAATATCTCCTTTAACGGTACTGCCTGCACCCATGACAACACTGTTCATATTTGCCGATTCAGAACTGCTTCCTGACTTGGTATTTGCGTTGCTTTGGGAATTGGCTTTGCTGCGCGCATTCATCTTAATGAAGGTTACATTTCTATCCTTTTTTCCCAGATCATCATATTTTTGAATGGAATCTTCAGTATAAGTTGATATTCCGTCATCAAGATCCCCACAGATAACAACACTCGGGGCCAAAAGCTGAACCATGAAAAAAATGGACATTAAAATTTTTATAAATTTCATTTTATCTTCCTCAATAACAAAAGGATTCAGCAGGGTCGGGTAATAACGAGTACTGCTGAATCCTTGAATAATCATCTTCTTGTGCGCCATAAACCTGTTCTGTTATTCAATATCTACAGAACCCATGTTGGCCGTGTTGTTTTTACCACCGGCGATGTTGGCGGCATTTTCAACGTTGGATTTATTGATTACTGCCCCTTTGACTTGAGAGTCTTTAACATTAACGGATCCCATGTTGGCGGTATTGCCTTCTCCAACAGCGATATTAGCGGCATTCTTGACGTTAGAATCATTTACGATCACGCCTTTTACCTTGGAATTCTGGAGATTAACCGACCCCATGTTGGCTGTGTTGTCTCTGCCTGCAGCGATGTTGGCGGCATTTTTAACATTGGATTTGTTGATTACCGCACCTTTGACCTTAGAATCTTTAACATTTACAGACCCCATGTTAGCGGTATTGCCTTCTCCAACAGCGATATTGGCAGCATTCTTAACGTTAGACTGATTTACGACAACGCCTTTTACCTTGGAGCCCTGGACATTGACCGACCCCATGTTGGCTGTGTTGTCTCTACCCGCAGCGATGTTGGCGGCATTTTTAACGTTGGATTTATTAATTACGGCACCCTTAACCTTAGAATCCTGGACGTTTACAGATCCCATGTTGGCTGTGTTACCTTTGCCAATGGCAATATTGGCAGCATTTTTAACATTGGATTGATTGATCACGGCACCCTTAACCTTGGAATCTTTAATCTTCACCGATCCCATGTTGGCGGTATTGTCCTCTCCAACGGATATGTTTGCAGCATCCTTTACCGTGGATTGATTAATGACAGCACCTTTTACTTTGGAATCTCCAAATGAGGTACCTGTCAGGACAAACAAAGCGATCAATGATAGTGCAAGTATTTTTTTCATGGGTTACAATCTCCTTCTCATTTTCGGCAGACCGATTTTGGCCTTTTTTCGCCGTTTAATAAAAAAAGCAAGTGTCTTTAACTTTTTTATGCCTGCATCCGACGATTTCGCCTGCAAATCATTAAAATTTACACTTGGTTAACTTTAATTATATTAATTTACTACCCTCCCAATAGTATTTTTATATAATAAAATAAAGCAGATACCGTCACACAGCACCCTAAATCGACAATCAAGCAGTCATGCAGAGGTAAAAAAATTTTACGCTCTGCTCAAGTAATTTTCATTTTGATGATTAATTGATTTTAATTAATTTATAGAATAATGTAAATAAAAAAAGCTAAATTTATGGGAATAAGGAGGGGGACGATGAAAGCGATGAAAATACTGATTATTCTTTTGTTTCTTGGTATTAGTATGCCGGTATGGGCCTTTAATACAGAGACAGAGATTCAGATAAACAGTACCAATTGGGTCAACACAGGTTGTCTTGAGGGAAACGGAGTCCTGAAAAAAGAAAAAAAGAAACTGGAGTCTTTCAACAAAATTCGTATCAATGGCGTTTTCAATGTTACGATCGTACAGCAGGCCATGCCCTTTTTTGAAATGTCCGCAGACGCAAACCTTTTCTCAAGAATTCAGATCCGTGTCATCAAAAATCAGCTTCAGATTGATTCCACGGGATCCCTCTGTCCTAAGCTGCCCATCAAAATAAATATCGGCCTGCCCGAGTTAAAGGAAGTTCAAGGATTAGGCGCTGACGATATCACGATTTCAAATTTAACCAACGAACACTTTACGGTCAATATGGATGGAAGCTGTGACATCAGCATAACAGGAAGCACCAAGATATTTACAGTCACAATGACAGGCGCAGGAGATCTTAATGCCTTTCGATTTAAGGCTGATAAGATTTCAATTCTGTCTTCAGGTGCAGGGGACTGCGAAGTATTTGCAACCAAATTACTGAAGGCCCATATAGATGGGGCTGGAGATATCACGTTCCAAGGGCACCCTGAAAAAGTAATTGTAAGCGGAGACGGGGTTGGGGACGTGATGCAGGGGGATTAAAAAAGGACAAGTAATTCCGTCTATTTTATAGAAGTTACGAGCCTTAGATTCCAAGCTATTCATACACAGTATGACGTCGTGGATCAAAGGCTTCCCTGATGCCCTCGCCGATGAATGTAACGGTCATCAGTGTCACCACAAGGGCTGACACCACAGCAGCGGAAATCCACCAGGCTTCCATGTTCTGCCAGCCCTGGGATAAAAGCTCTCCCCAGGAGGGGGTGGGTGCAGGCAGGCCAAACCCTAAATAGTCCAGGGAGGTTAAGGCTACAATGCCGCCGGAAATAGCAAAAGGTGCATAGGTGACGATTACGGAAATGGTGTTGGGTATAATGTGCCTGAAAATGATCCGCATGTGCGAAGCCCCCAAAGACCGGACCGCGAGAATATATTCGCGTTCTTTTTCCCGGTATGTCATGGTGCGCATGACCCAGGTAATGGATATCCAGCCGAAAAAAGCCATGATCAGTATCAGGATCATAAAATTGGGCACCACAATGGAAGAGACTATAATAATGACATACAAAAACGGAATATTGCTCCAGATCTCAATGACCCGCTGAAAAAACAGATCAAATTTTCCGCCAAAATACCCCATGGCACACCCCAGGGATATCCCCACGGTATAGTTAAGAAACAGCAGTCCTACGGAAAAAAGAATGGCCGTGCGAAACCCGTACACAAGGCGGGCCAGCACATCCCGCCCAACGTTGTCCGTACCCAGAAAATGACGAAGGGAAAATGAGGGCGGAAACGGCGGGTATTCATTGAGGCGCAGATCGTTTTCATAAGGATTATAGGGCACCGGCGGCATAATCACAAAACCTGTGCCCCCTTCCCTGTCCAATTTTTGTTTCAGCTCCCGGTAATTGGTCTCATATGAATACCCCAGGCCAAAAGTTTTTCCCGGTATCATATCGATGTAGGTTGGAAAATAAAACTCGCCCTGGAAACAGACAAGAAGCGCCCTGGAATTAATAAACACTTCGGCAAAAAAGGAGATAAACATCAGGACCAAAATGATCACAAGAGACCAGAAGCCTCGTTTGACACTGCGAAAGCGCTTGAACTGTTCTTTTGTCGCCGGGTTCAATAATGGCATTCCATCCTCCGTATTTAGTGCCCGATTACAAAACAGGGTTTGGACGAAAAGTTGCCCAGATGCAAGGCGCAGAAAAATTTGTAACCGGAGCAACCTTGAAGGTCGTAAGGATTGCAAATTTTTCTGCAACGCCGCAGGTGGGTGGCTTTTGGTTCAAACACTATTTGAACCTCACCCGGG
This window of the uncultured Desulfobacter sp. genome carries:
- a CDS encoding DUF2807 domain-containing protein; translation: MKAMKILIILLFLGISMPVWAFNTETEIQINSTNWVNTGCLEGNGVLKKEKKKLESFNKIRINGVFNVTIVQQAMPFFEMSADANLFSRIQIRVIKNQLQIDSTGSLCPKLPIKINIGLPELKEVQGLGADDITISNLTNEHFTVNMDGSCDISITGSTKIFTVTMTGAGDLNAFRFKADKISILSSGAGDCEVFATKLLKAHIDGAGDITFQGHPEKVIVSGDGVGDVMQGD
- a CDS encoding ABC transporter permease subunit — protein: MPLLNPATKEQFKRFRSVKRGFWSLVIILVLMFISFFAEVFINSRALLVCFQGEFYFPTYIDMIPGKTFGLGYSYETNYRELKQKLDREGGTGFVIMPPVPYNPYENDLRLNEYPPFPPSFSLRHFLGTDNVGRDVLARLVYGFRTAILFSVGLLFLNYTVGISLGCAMGYFGGKFDLFFQRVIEIWSNIPFLYVIIIVSSIVVPNFMILILIMAFFGWISITWVMRTMTYREKEREYILAVRSLGASHMRIIFRHIIPNTISVIVTYAPFAISGGIVALTSLDYLGFGLPAPTPSWGELLSQGWQNMEAWWISAAVVSALVVTLMTVTFIGEGIREAFDPRRHTVYE